Proteins found in one Streptomyces sp. NBC_00461 genomic segment:
- a CDS encoding RNA polymerase sigma factor, translating to MRVAERDGRADQDLVVAAQGGDRQALDELMAAYLPLVYNIVGRALDGHVDVDDVVQETLMRAVDRIGDLRDPTAFRAWVVAIAVRQVRDRWRRHQTQPSAAHGWGFELAPDAADPGADFVDLTILQLELSGQRRETALATRWLEEGDRELLALWWLEAAGELDRAELAGALGIEPGHAAVRVQRLKARLDAARTVVRALDAAPRCAELSQIATRWDGWAAPSWRKQFARHVRECVACVASWQDLVPAERLLAGSALVPVPALLAATWLRHALPPSAPSAQAAAAKGVAGKGKAAKRLRHGGHGSRSGGLAAHVSAKLVAAAVAAAVAVGAGVVYAATSHQPQGSPSATAGARGAAGVAAAVASGSASASASASASASASAKAAASSASSPAAGGASSTIRFMGKNTVMIGRISNDKPSVAAPFDAQYQYVVSPPAPSSSVYTAKSCPNGTNWWGCVWGGRGGLVPHMEARAAQATYKGQPHPQTMMWSWFELPHLTPNATWQDEVKAVNRVDLLTRYLNDYRFFVQKIGTSHDMIDLEADFWGFARGTGDVNKVPAQVTAAAPNECGNQANTVAGLARCLISMTRKYAPNATVGLHLTCWDWPGNEKKCARDYVALGAKNADFLVGEVEAADAGLTALPENGGHNSFWSEKKWTAQLAYWKTMADASGKPIVVWQIPVGNMRQNNTPYHYKDDKVDWLFSHMDRVASAHVAALMFGQGSDKSTTIETDGGNLFRKTIAYRNSGGTPLK from the coding sequence ATGCGGGTTGCAGAGCGGGACGGGCGTGCAGATCAGGACTTGGTGGTGGCGGCGCAGGGCGGGGACCGCCAAGCCCTGGACGAGTTGATGGCCGCGTATCTGCCGCTGGTCTACAACATCGTCGGGCGGGCGCTGGACGGACACGTCGATGTGGACGACGTGGTCCAGGAGACGCTGATGCGCGCGGTGGACCGGATCGGGGATTTGCGCGACCCTACGGCGTTCCGAGCCTGGGTGGTGGCGATCGCGGTGCGCCAGGTGCGCGACCGGTGGCGGCGCCACCAGACGCAGCCCTCGGCGGCGCACGGCTGGGGCTTCGAGCTCGCGCCGGACGCGGCCGATCCCGGCGCGGACTTCGTGGACCTGACGATCCTTCAACTGGAGCTGTCGGGCCAGAGGCGCGAGACGGCTCTGGCGACGCGCTGGCTGGAGGAGGGTGACCGCGAACTGCTGGCGCTGTGGTGGCTGGAGGCGGCGGGCGAGCTGGACCGGGCGGAGCTGGCCGGGGCGCTGGGCATCGAGCCGGGACACGCGGCGGTGCGGGTGCAGCGGCTCAAGGCCAGGCTGGACGCCGCCCGCACGGTGGTGCGGGCGCTGGACGCCGCGCCCCGGTGCGCTGAGCTCTCCCAGATAGCGACCCGGTGGGACGGGTGGGCGGCCCCGTCGTGGCGCAAGCAGTTCGCGCGGCACGTACGCGAATGCGTAGCCTGCGTCGCGTCCTGGCAGGACCTGGTGCCCGCCGAGCGGCTGCTGGCGGGCTCGGCCCTGGTACCGGTACCCGCACTGCTCGCGGCCACATGGCTGCGGCACGCCCTGCCCCCGTCCGCGCCGAGCGCGCAGGCCGCCGCGGCGAAAGGGGTCGCGGGGAAAGGCAAGGCCGCGAAGCGGTTGCGCCACGGCGGCCACGGCAGCAGATCGGGCGGGCTGGCCGCGCACGTGTCCGCGAAACTCGTCGCGGCCGCGGTAGCTGCCGCCGTAGCCGTCGGCGCGGGCGTCGTCTACGCGGCCACCAGCCACCAGCCACAGGGTTCCCCTTCCGCCACGGCGGGGGCGCGGGGCGCTGCGGGTGTCGCGGCGGCCGTGGCGAGCGGTTCGGCCTCAGCCTCGGCGAGCGCGTCGGCGTCGGCGTCGGCGAGCGCCAAGGCAGCAGCGTCGTCGGCGTCGTCTCCTGCGGCCGGTGGCGCCAGCTCGACGATACGTTTCATGGGCAAGAACACGGTGATGATCGGAAGAATATCGAACGATAAACCTTCGGTTGCCGCACCATTCGACGCTCAGTACCAATACGTCGTCAGTCCGCCTGCACCGTCGAGCAGCGTGTACACGGCGAAGTCCTGCCCGAATGGGACGAACTGGTGGGGATGCGTGTGGGGTGGACGCGGGGGGCTCGTCCCCCATATGGAAGCCCGCGCTGCGCAGGCTACCTATAAGGGTCAACCGCATCCGCAGACGATGATGTGGTCGTGGTTTGAACTCCCCCACCTCACCCCCAATGCGACGTGGCAGGACGAGGTGAAGGCGGTCAACCGGGTCGACCTCCTCACCAGGTACCTGAACGACTACCGTTTCTTCGTCCAGAAGATCGGCACCTCGCACGACATGATCGATCTCGAAGCTGACTTTTGGGGATTCGCCCGAGGGACGGGCGATGTGAACAAGGTCCCGGCGCAGGTGACTGCGGCGGCTCCGAACGAATGCGGAAATCAGGCGAACACTGTGGCGGGTCTGGCCCGCTGCCTGATCTCAATGACCCGCAAGTACGCTCCTAACGCGACCGTCGGCCTGCACCTCACCTGCTGGGACTGGCCGGGCAACGAGAAGAAATGCGCCAGGGATTACGTGGCCCTCGGGGCAAAAAATGCGGACTTCCTGGTCGGGGAGGTTGAAGCCGCGGACGCCGGTCTCACTGCCCTGCCGGAGAATGGCGGACACAACTCATTCTGGAGCGAAAAGAAGTGGACCGCGCAGCTCGCGTATTGGAAGACGATGGCGGACGCGTCCGGCAAACCGATCGTGGTCTGGCAGATCCCGGTCGGCAACATGCGACAGAACAACACCCCGTACCACTATAAGGACGACAAGGTGGACTGGCTGTTCTCGCACATGGACCGGGTCGCGAGCGCCCATGTCGCGGCTCTGATGTTCGGCCAAGGATCGGACAAGTCGACCACGATTGAAACCGACGGCGGCAACCTGTTCCGGAAGACGATCGCCTACCGAAACTCGGGTGGCACGCCGCTCAAATAG
- a CDS encoding N,N-dimethylformamidase beta subunit family domain-containing protein produces the protein MEMLLGHTPIVHKEDLVLQDHPEFGRSLYEIHNDGSGVVFGSVRRPLISLQPRYRASFMSEGPWGLPADLSLVHWLETAECEFDALTDEDLDREGHDLLRDYRVVITGSHPEYVTRRELDALEEFTANGGRLMYLGGNGFFATVSYDPDAPHLMELRRADGGTRPHQSPFAERRHTTSGEASGLWRNKGKAPQRLVGVGMAAQGFDRCTYYERLADSKDPRAAFVFEGVGENELLGDFGVIGGGAAGAEIDCWNPALGSPPGTLVLATSGPFSDNYLLVTEEIFEMLPGMGGTEQPAVRSDMVYCALEGGGGFFSVGSIAWTGSLSHNGYDNNIAKITGNVLRRFRDEKPLD, from the coding sequence ATGGAGATGCTCCTCGGGCACACGCCCATCGTCCACAAGGAAGACCTGGTACTGCAGGACCACCCCGAGTTCGGCCGCTCCCTGTACGAAATCCACAACGACGGGTCCGGCGTGGTGTTCGGCAGCGTCCGCCGTCCGCTGATCAGCCTGCAGCCGCGGTACCGCGCCTCGTTCATGAGCGAAGGCCCCTGGGGTCTGCCCGCCGACCTGTCCCTCGTGCACTGGTTGGAGACCGCTGAGTGCGAGTTCGACGCCCTCACGGACGAGGACCTCGATCGGGAAGGCCACGACCTGCTGCGCGACTACCGCGTCGTGATCACCGGAAGCCACCCCGAATACGTCACGCGGCGCGAGCTCGACGCCCTCGAGGAGTTCACCGCGAACGGCGGCCGGCTGATGTACCTGGGCGGCAACGGCTTCTTCGCGACCGTCTCCTACGACCCCGACGCCCCGCACCTGATGGAGCTGCGCCGGGCCGACGGGGGCACGCGCCCCCACCAGTCACCCTTCGCCGAACGCCGCCACACCACCTCGGGCGAGGCCAGCGGCCTGTGGCGCAACAAGGGCAAGGCACCGCAGCGTCTGGTAGGAGTCGGCATGGCGGCCCAGGGCTTCGACCGCTGCACCTACTACGAGCGCCTTGCGGACAGCAAGGATCCGCGGGCGGCCTTCGTCTTCGAAGGCGTCGGCGAGAACGAGCTCCTGGGCGACTTCGGTGTCATCGGGGGCGGCGCGGCCGGCGCCGAGATCGACTGCTGGAACCCGGCGCTCGGATCGCCGCCCGGAACCCTGGTCCTGGCCACCTCCGGGCCCTTCTCCGACAACTACCTGCTGGTGACCGAGGAGATCTTCGAGATGCTCCCGGGGATGGGCGGAACCGAGCAGCCGGCGGTCCGCTCGGACATGGTCTACTGCGCGCTGGAGGGCGGCGGCGGATTCTTCTCGGTCGGCTCCATCGCCTGGACCGGGTCGCTGTCCCACAACGGGTACGACAACAACATCGCGAAGATCACCGGCAACGTGCTGCGGCGCTTCCGCGACGAGAAGCCGCTGGACTAG
- a CDS encoding gamma-aminobutyraldehyde dehydrogenase, whose amino-acid sequence MTTVLRTLRNYIGGESLDAADGQTIEIVNPVTGESYATSPLSGREDVDAAMGAAAAAFPAWRDTTPAERQRLLLKIADAFEARTGELVAVESENTGKPLELTASEEVPPMVDQIRFFAGAARLLEGRSAGEYMDGMTSIVRREPVGVCAQVAPWNYPMLMAVWKFAPALAAGNTVVLKPSDTTPASTLLMAAIIGSILPKGVFNVICGDRDTGRLMVEHPTPAMASITGSVRAGKQVAGSAAKDVKRVHLELGGKAPVVVVADADITQAVEGISVAGFFNAGQDCTAATRVLVQESVHDEFVTALARAATGTKTGRPDDPDVLYGPLNNANQLTQVSGFIERLPAHAKIEAGGHRVGDKGYFYAPTVVSGLKQDDEIIQNEVFGPVITVQSFTDEKQAVEWANGVDYALASSVWTKDHARAMRMSKKLDFGCVWINTHIPLVAEMPHGGFKQSGYGKDLSAYGFEDYTRIKHVMTSLDA is encoded by the coding sequence GTGACCACCGTTCTGCGCACGCTGCGAAACTACATCGGCGGCGAGTCCCTGGACGCCGCCGACGGGCAGACCATCGAGATCGTCAACCCGGTGACCGGCGAGTCCTACGCGACCTCGCCGCTGTCCGGCCGGGAGGACGTCGACGCCGCCATGGGCGCCGCCGCGGCCGCGTTCCCGGCGTGGCGCGACACCACCCCGGCCGAGCGACAGCGCCTGCTACTGAAGATCGCGGACGCTTTCGAGGCGAGGACCGGGGAACTCGTCGCCGTCGAGTCCGAGAACACCGGCAAGCCCCTGGAGCTGACGGCGAGCGAAGAGGTGCCACCGATGGTGGACCAGATCCGCTTTTTCGCCGGCGCCGCGCGCCTGCTCGAGGGCCGATCGGCCGGTGAGTACATGGACGGCATGACCTCCATCGTCAGGCGTGAGCCCGTCGGGGTCTGCGCGCAGGTCGCACCGTGGAACTACCCGATGCTGATGGCGGTCTGGAAGTTCGCCCCGGCGCTGGCCGCGGGCAACACCGTGGTCCTGAAGCCGTCGGACACCACCCCGGCCTCCACCCTGCTGATGGCCGCGATCATTGGGTCCATCCTTCCCAAGGGCGTTTTCAACGTCATCTGCGGTGACCGCGACACCGGGCGCCTGATGGTCGAACACCCCACTCCGGCGATGGCCTCCATCACCGGCTCCGTACGGGCTGGCAAGCAAGTCGCCGGGTCCGCGGCCAAAGACGTCAAGCGCGTCCACCTGGAGTTGGGCGGCAAGGCCCCCGTCGTCGTCGTCGCCGACGCTGACATAACCCAGGCCGTCGAGGGCATCTCGGTGGCCGGTTTCTTCAACGCCGGCCAGGACTGCACGGCCGCGACCCGCGTCCTCGTACAGGAGTCGGTCCACGACGAGTTCGTGACGGCGCTGGCGAGGGCCGCCACAGGCACGAAGACCGGTCGGCCCGACGATCCGGATGTGCTGTATGGACCGCTCAATAATGCCAACCAGCTCACGCAGGTCTCCGGCTTCATCGAGCGGCTGCCCGCCCACGCCAAGATCGAGGCAGGCGGCCACCGCGTCGGCGACAAGGGCTACTTCTACGCCCCCACCGTCGTCTCCGGCCTCAAGCAGGACGACGAGATCATCCAGAACGAGGTGTTCGGCCCGGTCATCACCGTCCAGTCCTTCACGGACGAGAAGCAGGCCGTGGAGTGGGCCAACGGCGTGGACTACGCCCTGGCCTCGTCGGTGTGGACCAAGGACCACGCACGCGCGATGCGCATGTCCAAGAAGCTGGACTTCGGCTGCGTGTGGATCAACACCCACATCCCACTGGTCGCCGAGATGCCCCACGGCGGCTTCAAACAATCCGGCTACGGCAAGGATCTGTCCGCGTACGGCTTCGAGGACTACACCCGTATCAAGCACGTCATGACGTCACTGGACGCGTGA